The following proteins are co-located in the Vicia villosa cultivar HV-30 ecotype Madison, WI unplaced genomic scaffold, Vvil1.0 ctg.000422F_1_1, whole genome shotgun sequence genome:
- the LOC131628077 gene encoding uncharacterized protein LOC131628077: MGFGEKLLSWMDSCIFTSHTSIIINEALRKDFRVKKGLCQGDPLSPFLFVLVTRALTGLMKRALERVDFKGFKINEVDEVNLLQFTDATIIVVNGCSDNFWMMKSMLRGFELMTGTKINFLKSKLYGIHVSDSIMEAASNFLNYDIDVFPFKYLSVKVGAIPRNVSIWKDLISQLKSKVSKWRGRHLNMAGRVTLINSVLNAIQIYTLFLQVL; encoded by the coding sequence ATGGGGTTTGGAGAGAAACTGTTAAGCTGGATGGACAGCTGCATTTTTACAAGTCACACCTCCATTATCATCAATGAAGCACTACGTAAGGATTTTAGGGTGAAAAAGGGACTCTGTCAAGGAGATCCATTGTCTCCTTTTCTATTCGTTTTGGTTACGAGAGCGCTAACGGGACTCATGAAAAGGGCATTGGAACGAGTAGATTTCAAAGGGTTTAAGATCAATGAAGTTGATGAGGTTAACCTTCTGCAATTCACGGATGCCACAATCATTGTGGTGAATGGTTGTAGTGACAACTTCTGGATGATGAAGTCGATGCTAAGAGGATTTGAGTTGATGACGGGGACGAAGATCAACTTTCTTAAGAGCAAGCTTTATGGCATCCATGTTAGTGATTCGATTATGGAAGCGGCGTCAAATTTTTTGAACTACGATATTGATGTTTTTCCTTTCAAGTACTTAAGTGTTAAAGTTGGTGCTATTCCTAGAAACGTATCAATATGGAAGGATTTAATTAGTCAGCTGAAATCTAAAGTGTCCAAGTGGAGAGGTAGGCACTTGAATATGGCGGGTCGAGTTACGTTGATTAATTCGGTTTTGAATGCTATACAGATTTATACTCTCTTTTTACAGGTGTTATAA